The genomic interval AATGAGCTGATTGCAGTCATCGATGATGAGCCCGATATCCTCGAACTCGTTTCAGTGCACCTCAAGAAGAACCGGTTCAGGGTGCGCGGCTTTTCCGATGCAGAAGCTCTCTATTCCTTTCTTCACTCTGAAGTCCCGGATCTTATTATTCTCGACCTGATGCTCCCTGACGCTGACGGTTTCGAAGTCTGCAAGCACCTTCGTACCTCAGAAAAGCTTGGCGCTGTCCCCATCATCATGCTCACCGCGAGGGTCGCAGAGACCGACAAGATCCTGGGTCTGGAACTGGGAGCAGATGATTACGTGACAAAGCCCTTTTCTCCTCGCGAGTTGGTCGCCAGGGTAAAGGCAGTGCTGAGGAGAAGGGAACCGCCGCGGGAAGAGATTGAGAGAATAGACGTAGAAGACATCCTCTCGCTCGATCCACAGAAACATGAA from Syntrophorhabdales bacterium carries:
- a CDS encoding response regulator gives rise to the protein MNELIAVIDDEPDILELVSVHLKKNRFRVRGFSDAEALYSFLHSEVPDLIILDLMLPDADGFEVCKHLRTSEKLGAVPIIMLTARVAETDKILGLELGADDYVTKPFSPRELVARVKAVLRRREPPREEIERIDVEDILSLDPQKHEVTVRGSKVDLTSTEFRILHLLASKKGRVFSRDQILDHLWGNEKTVVDRTVDVHIKHVREKLGPAAKLIKNIRGVGYKLET